Proteins from a single region of Oryza brachyantha chromosome 6, ObraRS2, whole genome shotgun sequence:
- the LOC102701737 gene encoding galactan beta-1,4-galactosyltransferase GALS1-like: protein MRKDGGGGIAAGPAPAFLCFDLKPFLAALTVLTLVAAAWQLRSYGSVLPSPLSVCPDPAALSPPRPLAVHARTAPFSNASGSGSLSSAPLKEGRPSVPKVGRPAAAPPDPNRREFRAVGSAAALFVQMGAYRGGPYTFAVVGLASKPTHVYGKPWFRCEWVPNAGANGSAAAAARPMRAANTYHMLPDWGYGRVYTVVVVNCTFARVPNADNAGGRLVLNAYYGPSPARYERIVALEEAPGAYDEAAFRPPHRYDYLYCGSSLYGNLSAPRVREWMAYHARFFGPRSHFVFHDAGGVNPAVRAALEPWVRAGRATLQDVRAQAEYDGWYYNQFLVVNDCLHRYRHAAKWTFFFDVDEYIFLPDGRTLEAVLADLEPYTQFTIEQNPMSSRLCARNPDDPETDYSNQWGFEKLAFRNSITGVRRDRKYAIQAKNAYATGVHMSENVIGNTTHKTEHLIRYYHYHNTINVLGEVCREFVPIPPKGGLTWSEKTPWYYDDSMKRLADTVREFERKTIGDVRV, encoded by the exons ATGCggaaggacggcggcggcggcattgcGGCCGGCCCGGCCCCCGCGTTCCTCTGCTTCGACCTCAAGCCGTTCCTCGCCGCGCTCACCGTGCTcacgctcgtcgccgccgcctggcaGCTCCGCTCCTACGGCTccgtcctcccctccccgctcTCCGTTTGCCCCGACccggccgcgctctcgccgccccgcccgctCGCCGTGCACGCCAGGACGGCGCCCTTTAGCAATGCGAGTGGGAGTGGCTCGCTCTCTTCCGCGCCGCTGAAAGAGGGGCGCCCGAGTGTGCCGAAGGTGGGAcggccggcagcggcgccgccggaccCCAACAGGCGGGAGTTCCGCGCGgtgggcagcgcggcggcgctgttcGTGCAGATGGGCGCGTACCGCGGCGGGCCGTACAccttcgccgtcgtcggcctcGCGTCGAAGCCGACGCACGTGTACGGCAAGCCATGGTTCCGATGCGAGTGGGTGCCCAACGCCGGCGCCaacggctcggcggcggcggcggcgcggccaaTGCGCGCCGCCAACACGTACCACATGCTCCCGGACTGGGGCTACGGCCGGGTGTACACCGTCGTGGTGGTGAACTGCACGTTCGCGCGGGTGCCCAACGCCGACAACGCCGGGGGCAGGCTCGTGCTGAACGCCTACTACGGGCCGTCGCCAGCGCGGTACGAGCGGATCGTGGCGCTGGAGGAGGCGCCGGGGGCGTACGACGAGGCGGCGTTCCGGCCGCCGCACCGGTACGACTACCTCTACTGCGGCTCGTCGTTGTATGGGAACCTCAGCGCGCCGCGGGTGCGGGAGTGGATGGCGTACCACGCGCGCTTCTTCGGCCCGCGCTCCCACTTCGTCTTCCACGACGCCGGCGGAGTGAACCCCGCCGTGCGCGCCGCGCTGGAGCCGTGGGtgcgcgccggccgcgccacGCTGCAGGACGTGCGCGCCCAGGCCGAGTACGACGGCTGGTACTACAACCAGTTCCTCGTCGTCAACGACTGCCTCCACCGGTACCGGCACGCCGCAAAGTGGACATTCTTCTTCGACGTCGACGAGTACATTTTCCTGCCCGACGGCCGGACGCTCGAGGCCGTCCTCGCCGATCTCGAGCCCTACACGCAGTTCACCATAGAGCAGAACCCCATGTCGAGCAGGTTGTGCGCCCGGAACCCCGACGACCCGGAGACCGACTACTCAAA TCAATGGGGGTTTGAGAAGTTGGCTTTCCGGAATTCAATCACTGGAGTAAGGCGTGACCGGAAGTATGCAATTCAGGCGAAGAATGCATATGCCACCGGTGTACATATGTCGGAGAATGTTATTGGGAATACCACACACAAAACGGAGCATCTCATCCGGTACTACCACTACCACAATACTATCAATGTGCTCGGCGAGGTATGCCGTGAGTTTGTGCCCATTCCACCCAAGGGTGGATTAACCTGGTCTGAGAAGACACCCTGGTACTACGATGACAGCATGAAACGCCTAGCTGACACAGTGCGGGAATTCGAGAGGAAGACCATTGGTGATGTGCGAGTATGA